Proteins encoded in a region of the Gulosibacter sediminis genome:
- a CDS encoding universal stress protein, giving the protein MAETQVSRDRFVVGYIADARGYDALEFASFMAEGIDAEVRIVMVLPEPNAFGTASVGTPVPSDHIYSQQLRDWADDALRRVPEGIHAQVDFRFNDSAAHGLLDAAAELDAKMIVIGAQAGPLLGKFTLGSVANALLHASPVPVGLAPRRFKNPGGGVQRVTGIYGTRSGSEVVIGRSVVRAVRRDVPLRLVSLVQVDQIAPREVREITDEARRFGGEQLEAVASGLLDSGRATIEIAEGHRLEDALAKIEWLPGDVAYLGSSRLGRGLSVFLGSRARRILDALEAPVVVLPSEFRD; this is encoded by the coding sequence ATGGCCGAAACGCAGGTATCCCGCGACCGATTCGTCGTTGGGTATATCGCGGATGCGCGCGGCTACGACGCCCTCGAGTTCGCGAGTTTTATGGCCGAGGGCATCGACGCCGAGGTGCGCATCGTCATGGTGCTGCCCGAGCCGAACGCCTTCGGCACCGCCAGCGTCGGTACGCCCGTGCCGAGCGACCACATCTACTCGCAGCAGCTGCGTGACTGGGCCGACGATGCCCTGCGGCGCGTGCCCGAGGGCATCCACGCGCAGGTCGACTTTCGCTTCAACGACTCGGCCGCCCACGGGCTGCTGGATGCGGCGGCCGAGCTCGACGCGAAGATGATCGTCATCGGCGCGCAGGCCGGGCCGCTGCTCGGCAAGTTCACGCTCGGCTCGGTTGCGAATGCGCTGCTGCACGCCTCGCCGGTGCCCGTTGGGCTCGCCCCGCGCCGCTTCAAGAACCCGGGCGGCGGCGTGCAACGCGTCACCGGCATTTACGGCACGCGTTCGGGCAGCGAGGTCGTGATCGGCCGCTCGGTCGTGCGGGCCGTGCGCCGCGACGTGCCGCTGCGGCTCGTGTCGCTCGTGCAGGTCGACCAGATCGCCCCGCGCGAGGTGCGCGAGATCACCGACGAGGCACGGCGCTTCGGCGGCGAGCAACTCGAGGCCGTCGCCTCCGGGCTGCTCGATTCGGGCCGCGCGACGATTGAGATCGCCGAGGGGCACCGCCTCGAGGATGCACTCGCGAAGATCGAGTGGCTCCCTGGCGACGTCGCCTACCTCGGGTCGAGCCGACTCGGCCGCGGGCTCAGCGTGTTCCTCGGCTCGCGCGCCCGGCGCATCCTCGATGCCCTCGAGGCGCCCGTCGTCGTGCTGCCGAGCGAGTTTCGCGACTGA